The region CCAGCGGACCTGCTGCACCGCCAAGGGGCAATGACCTGACGCTTTTGCGCAACCCCGATGGCCGCCGACGGTTCGAATGGACCGAAACTGAAGATGGTGAGCGCACTCTTATCCAGCGCTCGATTGTTGATCCCGCACTCGAATGGGAAGTCAGCCTGGTCAAGAACAGTGTCGACCCCGATACATCCGGTTTCAATGCCAAGGCTGCGCGGGCCAAACTGATGAGCCGGCTTGGCGGAGAGACGGGGAATTTCGAGTTCGGTCTGGGCATCGAGCTGGATGATCGCGCGCACCGTGATCCTGAGATGGCGTGCTTCACTTGCCATCTATCATGGACCACATCTTGCGGCGGCTGCCACTTGCCCATCGAAGCCAACTGGAAGAGTAAAGTGCATCGTTACGAAGGTGAGACGACGCGCAATTTCGCGACTTACAACCCACAGGTTGCGCGCGATCAGATGTTCCAGCTAGGCAAACATCAGACGACTAAGGGCAACCAGACCGCGCCAGTGCGCTCTTCCTCCGCGCTCGTGCTCTCCTCGACCAATATCAACCGCGAGCGGATCTATGTGCAACAAGCACCGATTTCTGCAATCGGCTTTTCAAGTCAGGCATTTGCGCCGCACTTCCCGCATACTGTGCGCCGGACCGAGACCAAGACATGTTCCGACTGTCACTTATCCGAAAATGATGACAATAATGCGATCATGGCACAGCTGCTACTGCTCGGCACGAATTACGTCAATTTCGTCGGCCTGCACGCATGGACCGGCAATGAAGGCGGGTTCTCAGCAATCCGCGTGACGGAGTGGGACGAACCGCAGGCAGTTCTTGGCTCCTATCTCCACCGCTATGCCTATCCAGACTACTGGCGGATGCATGTCGAAGATAATGAACGCGAGTTGCGCAACTGGAACCGCGGCATCACGTTCGATGGCAATTTGAGCGGCGAAACCAAGGCTTTCGAGCAATTTGTCAACACGCATGAGGGGACGCGCGACCGGGTTGGCTGTCTACAGTTGCGGGGCGAGTACATGTTTGTCGCGGAAGGGAAGGGCGGTTTCCGTGCCTATGACGTGGCATCAATCGCCAACAAAGGCATTTCGGAGCGGATCATCACCGCGCCATTCTCTGCGCTGGGGCACGATACCCATGTCGATACGCAGAATGCGACCTGTTTGGCACTGGCGACGAACCAGCCCATCAATCCGCTTCGCAATACGCCTGAAATGCGCGAAGCCAATCAGGAGCAGCCCTTCCTCCCGATCTATAATTATGCAGCCATCACAGATGCCGAGGAAGGGCTGGTGCTGGTCGATGTGAATTCGCTGGCCGATGGCGAGTTCCGCAACAACAAACTGCGCCGGGCCGAGTTTACCGATGGCACTGGAGCGTGGAATCCCGAAGGTGTGCTCGATGGCGCGCGTCACATCCATCTGGCTGGCGAAGTGGCTTACATCACTACGCGGCGCGGGTTGGTTGTGGTCGATCTGGCTGAGCCGCTCGCGCCCAAGGTCACTGCAGTGCTCCCACTCAACGATGCGCGAGCAAGCGCCATCCAGTTCCGCTATCTTTGGGTGTCAGACGCGGAGGGCGTGAAGTTGTTTGATGTCACTCAGCTGCGCAATCCGGTTGCAATGCCCGATGCGACTGTGCCGCTAGACGACGCGCAGCGGATATATGTTGCGCGGACCTATGCCTATGTCGCGGCCAAACACGAAGGCTTGGCGATCATCAATGTCACCAATCCACTCAAACCGTTCATCTACGCGAAGGAAACGCTCGACGGCACGCTAAACGATGTAGAGGACGTCATAATTGCGTCGACCAATGCGAGCTTGTTTGCCTATGTTGCAGATGGGCGCAATGGGCTCAAAGTGCTACAACTCACCAGTCCAGACAGCCAGCGCAATTTTTACGGATTCAGCCCTGCGCCGGTGCCTGAACTCATCGCCTGGGCCAAGACGCCGACACCTGCAATCGCGCTCAGCAAAGGTCTCGACCGCGACCGCGCGGTTGATGAAACGGGCGGCCAGATGGCGGTGTTCGGTAGGCTTGGCTCGCGGCCATTCACCCGGCCCGAAATGGAGCGGCTGTTCCTACGGCGTGATGGCGTGCCATGGAAAGTCAGCGATGAGCCTGACATGAGCGCTTGGGTGCCGGGGCGCGGGCCTGTTCGCTTCGATTTGGCGAACTGAACTCTATTCACGCTGGCTAAAAATGCCTCTTATCTGCGGCTGGAGCTCTGGCCCGTAGTGCGCAAGCACCGGCCAATCCCCAACCGGCAATTGATGCGAAACTAGCGTAATGCCGTTCCATCGGTGGAATGCGATAATGGGTGGTTCGTCTGCGATCAGCGCCCGGCCATCAGGGGTAGCCCCATCGATTTGGCGCAGGTCGAGCGTCACAGCGGGCGCGATTGATCCCGTGACCCCTAGCGGAACACCACGAAAGCTTGTTTGCAGTGACCGGTGCAAATGGCCGCTATGGATAGCAAGGATTTGATCATTGCCATCGATCGCTTGCGCAAAATTTGCGATCCAACTTTCATCCGGGCTTGGGTCCATCCAGTCGATCCCACTGACAATGGGCGGGTGATGCATGAAGATAAGCGTCGGCGTGTCAGAGTGATCTGCGAGCTGCGTGCTCAACCAGTTTTTGCGCGCCTCGCAAAAGGCACCACCGTGTCGCCCAGGCTCAAATGTATCGAGGCACAAGTTTCGCAGTCCCGCCTGTTCGATAGCGTAATGGACAAATCCATTGTCGCTGGAGCAGTTGGGGAACGTTTCGAGCAGGGTCTCGCGTGTGTCGTGATTGCCCACCAGAGGATATACCGGGAAAGGTAAATCGAGGAGCGGTTCCACAAGCCGCGCAAAGCTCTCCGCATCTCCTCGGTCAGTCAAATCGCCAGAAAGCACTAGCATGTCGGGAAGCTCGGGTTGGTGCAACAAATGCGCGAGGGCTTGGCGAAAGCGCTTAAGATTCGCCTCTTCGTCGCCGCCTTCCCGATCGAAACCGATATGAATATCAGTCATTTGTGCGATCAGCAGAGATTGTTCCTTGTTGGCCATCTCAGCGCGCCTCCGGGCCTAGGTTAGCGATCTCGCTGCGGCGGTTGTCGGGGTGATCTTGCGGCATAGGCGTGCCTGGCCGGTGATATGAATGGCACATCGCGCAGCTTGAAGGCACTTCGGCCTCAATCGCGGTTTCGCCCTGGTGGCATTCGCGGCAACTCGCGAGATCAGGCAGCAGTACATCGCTCGACACCTTGGAGCTTTCCGCTTCATGGCAGGTGCTGCATTCCTCTTGCCGGTGCGCGTGATGGTCAAAGCCGCCGTGTGCGAAGTAGCGATCAGGGAGATTGACCGGCATCACGTCGAGCCTATTGCCGCTTGTCGCTGGCAAATGGCATTCGCCGCACACGCCGCCGGGCGCGAGCGCGCGGTCAATCCCGACCAGCGAACGCCCGGGCGGTCCGAAATTTGAGTAGTAGAGCCCGCCACGTGCATATCTTTCAGGGCGCGAGCGTCCCGTGACGACCGGGCGGCGCGGGCTGCGGTCCATCGCCCGCAGATCGGCCAGCATCTGGTCAACATCGCCATGGTGCAACGTTCGGAACGTGCCGCCCACTTGATCATAGGCGAGGCTGTGGCAGCTCTCGCAATTGGCTTCCATGTCGATCGGTTCGAAGCTGACCCGGTCGCTGGTCGCTTCATGGCAGTCTTTGCAAGCCAGCGCTGAGCCATAGCCTGCGCCACGGCCTAGGCGTATCGCCATACGCGCAACCCCGCCTTGTGGATCGAGATGCACGTCATGCGGGAACTTGAGCCCGTTGCGTTCGCGCGGCCTGTCGCCCAGCGAGATGCGCCTGGGCTCTTGCTGTCGGAATTCGGTAAAGATAGCGGCTTTGAACTCGGGATGGGTTTTGCCGAAATCGCTCGCATTGGCGAGGGTTGTATCCGTCAGGCGCGTATCGAGCGTGTCGTGGCAGTCAGCGCACAACAGTTGGCTTGCCGGTCCCATCCGGGTAGGGCCTTCGTGCTCAGTGTGGCATGTCGTGCACGCACCCGGGCCTTCCTTGCCGAACATGCCTGCCACTGCCCATTGGAAGCCCTCGCCAAATTCATGCGGTGCGCGTCCATTGGCAAGGCGCGGAGCTTCAGCATGATCGCCGATATCTTCGTGGCAGGTGAGGCAGGCTTCATCGCGGACCGACACGAAAGCGTCCACGTGACAGGCTTCGCAATTGTCTTCGAGGCTGTGATGCGCAAGGCTGAGCTTGCCGGTGCTCCAGCTTCCATCGAAATCGACCTGGCCCGCGCGATCGACGTCGTTTGTTGTAATCCGTTCGCGAGTGAGATGCGAAGCAATCGGGACGGCGAGGAAAGTGAACAGTATCGCCGCGGCCAAACCCCAGGACATCGCTCGCTTGCCGGGCAATGTACCAGCAAGCGCAAAGCTGCGTTTGGCATCGACCGCATCCTCGCCGCTAACCGCTTTGGTGATGATCAGCATCACCTGGCCATTGTTCTGACTGATCGCCAGTCGCGAGCTGCCCAGCGCCAATTCTGCACCTTGCGCGGGATCGATGCTGGCAGCTTTCTCCGTCCGGCCATCTATCTCAAATCCCAGCCTACTGATCGCTTTGATATCAAGCTTTTCGCCTGTCGCGGCGGCGATCGTCACGTGATGCTGCTCAACTGCGAGATCGGACAAATGGATGTCGTTTTCCGCCGCGCGGCCAATTGAGAGCGTGTCTTTATCGACCACGCTCTCGCGCACGATTTCACGCCCTGACGCGGTTTGATCGATGGTGCGGATCAGGAACGCCATCTGCCTAACCCCAATAGTAGAACACGCTGATCACATGCGCGAGCAGCGCGGTGAGCAAAGCGATTGTTGCTGGGATATGGATGAACAGCCAGACTTCGAGCAGCGCCTTCAAGCGCATCTGGCGGCGAATTTGTGCCAATTGTGCTGAACGGGTTCTCAGCAGAGCAGAGACGCGAGCTTTCGGGGCCTGTTGGTCGCTAGCTGCGCGGAAATCTTCCCGGAAGGCAGTGAGCGCGCGTGCGGTGGCGCAGTGGCGATAGCGTCCTGTCAGCCGTACCCATCCGCCTCCCGCAAAAACGTTCTGCTCCAGCGCTGCAATAACCAGATCGGCTTCGTCGCGCGGCAAGGGTTGGGCGGCTTGTTCAAGCTGCCGATCGATTGCAGCAAGTGCTTCGACCATTTGCCCGCGGGTCATTTGCTTGCGGTTCGCGCTCAAACGTTCTGGCAAGGTCGCATAGACCACCACGCCATAGATGCCTGACGCGATCACTAGCATCATCAAGGCCCAAGCCAACGTGTGGACGTTCCAGCCCAGCTGAAAGCCGGTATGGAGCGTGCCAATAACCACCAGTGACAGTCCGAGAAAGACATGCGCGCTGGTCCAAGCCTTGAGGCTCCAATGCCCTTCATTGATTCGGCGCTTGCGCACGCCGAGCAGCGAGAGCCACACAATCAGCCCCAGGCCGATCGTACCCAGCGTATAGCCATACCAGCTGCCTCCATTGGGCCGGGGTTCTTGGTCGATCAGCAGATAGCCGAGGAACAACACTAAGCTCAGCCCACCAGCGATTTTCGCCCAGCGCATGCCGCGATGGGTGAGGAAACTCTCATGTTCCGCGCCGCGCCGCGTGCCATGAAAGTCGACCTTGCTCTCGGGAAGGCTCACCATTACTCGCCTCCCTCGATCCGCGCGACAGAAAGGAATTTCTCAGGCGCAACCCGGATCGCTGCGCCGGTGGGACATGCGCGCACGCAAGCTGGCCCGCCTTCGATCCCACTGCACATATCGCATTTGATCGCGAGCTTGGGCTGCTGCACTGCTTCATTTTCAGCGATTGCTTTGCGCCATTTGGACGGCGCTTCGCCAGGGCCGGGCCCTTTGCCGAACAGTAGCCATTGCAGCAGCGATGGCTTGGCCGGCGGCTTCGCATCCATCCGGATCACGCCATAGGGGCAGTTGCGCTCGCAATTGCCGCAACCGATGCAGGTCTCATCGATGAACACTTCGCCATCCGGGCCACGCTTGATTGCATTGGGGGGGCAATCGGCCATGCAATGCGGATGTTCGCAGTGGCGGCAACTGGTGGGGACATGCAAATGCGCGTAGCTGCGCCCGGCTTCTCTGTCGAGTCGCGACAAGCCGTCATGGCTGTCCGCACAGGCATTCTCGCAATTGTCGCAGCCGATGCAGAGTTTCTCGTCGATCAGCAGCACATCGGTCGCTTCGCCGATGCCGTTATCAACCAGGAATTGTGCGGTTTCCGAATAGAGATCGACGGCGCCGCTGAAGCTCGATTTGCGGCTCTCGACAAAGGCGTTGATCTCGCGCCGGTTCGCCATTTCCGCCAGCGCGGTCTCGCGCAGCGTGGGATTGCGCTCGATCAGAGCTATAAAGGCATCGCCAGGCAGTCGGATCAGTTCGGATTTGATTGCAGCCTTGACGCTGGCGATGCGCGGGGAACCGTCGATTACCGCCATCTCGCCGAAATAGGAGCCCGCGGGGAGATAGTTCAGGAACACCTGTTTGCCACCGATTGCTTTCTCAACGATCATAGAGCCGCTGCGTATGATGAAAACGTCCTTGTCGTCTGCGCCCTCCGTGACAGCAGCTTCGCCCGCCCTCACTTCGACCAATTCAGCGCTTTCCACCAGTTCTGCGACGTCATTAGAAGTCAGACCCGAACCAAACATCTGGAGCAACTGTCGCTCAATGGAGATGCGGTTGACCACGCGATTGGCACCGGGTGACGTTGCCAGCAATTTGAGCGCCGCCGTGCGGGACAATTCGATCGCTACAATCGGTTCAGCGGCGCGAATCGTTGCTCCGCGCTTGCGTCCGGAAATGAGGCCAACCTCGCCAAAGATCGAGCCTTGGGAGATCGGTACAGTCTGTGAAGGGTCGTCGGGATTCACTTCGACTGCGACTGAACCTTGCGCGATGGCGAACATTGATGATCCGGGGGCATTGCGGGCGAAGATCAGCTCGCCAGATGTGTAGGCATGGACTGTGCTGTCGAGCATCAGCTCGCGCAATTGTAGCGGTGAAAGATCGTTGAAGATCTCTATATTCTGGCCAAACAGCTCAAGCCATTCATCAACGCTGCGATTGCCGGGCAAGGGCGCAAATTTCTCTGCCAGGATCGGCTCGTCAGCGGGCTTGAGATTTGCATTTCCATTGAGGAATTCGATCACATCATAGCCCTGGTTCATACAGTGCTTGATCAACGGATAGCCTGCCAAGGCCCCGATCACGTGGATACCGGATTGGGTTGTCTCGAAGCTGGGCGAAAGCTTGGGAAAGGCGCTTCTTTCTCCGCTTGTAAACTCGATTCCGCAAGCTTCGACGAAGGTGCGTGGCGGCTGCGACCCGGTCCGCGCGATGATCCGGTCGCATGGAATCGCGACTTCCCCATCGCGAGTCTCAAGAACCAATTCGCCAGGCTTGACTTCGGATGGGCTTGTCTCCCGCCGGACGATAAGGCGACCGTCCTGCTCCGCCTCTTCAAGCTGTTTGACGTTAGCGGCTTTCGCGCGGGCGAAATCTGCCCGCCGATTGAGAATGGTGACTGTGTTGCGCTGCGCTTCGTCAGCGGCGAGTCCAAGCGCATTCTCGATCCCTGCATCGCCTGATCCAACGACGGTGATGTGCTCGTCGAAATATTCTCCCGGATCGTCGAGCTGATACTGGATATGCGGCAAGTCAGCGCCAGGGACCCGCAGGCGATTGGGATTGCCTTGCGTGCCGATGGCGAGGACTACGGCTTGCGCAGTCAGTTCACGCCCGTCTGCTAGCTTGATGGTGAAATCACCCGTCTCGCCTTCGATTGCGGCAACTTCAGCATTGAGCATCACATTGATGCCTTGGCTTGCGGCCTGATCGTCCCAAGTGCTGAGGACCCGCTCTCGCTTGCCGGCTTCGAAATCGAGATCAGAGCGCAGCACGAGGTTGGATGGTGTCGCCATCACATGCTTGCCCTTCTGGTATTTGTAGATCGTGTCAGACAGGTGGTCGGTTTTCTCTATCAGCACATGGTTCATGCCGAGGGCGGCCGCGCGCCCGGCCGCGCTCAGTCCAGCGGGGCCGGAACCAATTATCGCAACCCGGAAAACTTTGGGCAAGTCCGAACTCCAATATTCAAATTGCCGTTACAAACGACTGTACCGCAAGCTGCCAAAAATACCAAAGGTAATTGCCCACAATCATTGGAAATGCTACTTCGAAAACATGCACGCATCAGAAAACCCTAAGACTTTGGAGAACGGCATTAGCCGCCCCCAACTTGGAGTGCTGTTTGGTGCAGTGCTCCTGTTGATAACGGTGGTCGGTTATAAGGCATGGGATGGTGGCAGTGAGGCCAAGGCCTCAGGTCAAGACCCAGCGGGTCCGATCAACATCGAACAATTGCGTGCAACAGCAGATGCGGCGGGCGACAACGCACTGCCGTGGCAGCAATTGGGCTTCGCACATTTTCAGCGGGGTGAATTTCTGGAGGCTGAGGCTGCATATGAACGCTCCGTCGCTCTGGACGATGATGAAGCCGTGCTTTGGTCGGCCTTGGGCGAAGCACGTGTCATGGCGTCTCAGCGCGAACCGTTGCCTCCCAGTGCATTGGAGGCATTCAATCGCGCAATCGAACTTGATCCAAGCGATCCGCGCGCTCGCTATTTCCTCAATGTACAGAAGGATCTTGACGGCGATCACAATAGCGCGATCGCGGGTTGGTTGGCCCTCTTGGCAGAAACGCCGCAAAGCGCTCCATGGGAAACCGATCTCATCCGCACAATCGAGCAAGTCGGTGCGATCAATGGGATCGATGTCGAGGAGCGGATTGTTATCGCGCAAGCGGTGCGGGGTTCAACAGCGGTTAGCGATACTCCGCGCGGACCGACGCAGGCTCAGATCGCTGCGGCAGGCTCAATACCTCCAAGCGAACAGCGTACGATGGCCGAAGGCATGGTCGGGCGGCTAGAAAGGCGGCTAGCAAAAAACCCCAGCGATGTTCAAGGTTGGATCATGTTGATTCGCAGCCGCATGACGCTAGATCAGCCCGATCTAGCGAACGAGGCCTTACAGGCAGCGCTTGCCACCAATCCCGCTTCCGAAGCGCGAATTCGCGAAGAAGCTG is a window of Altererythrobacter rubellus DNA encoding:
- a CDS encoding LVIVD repeat-containing protein — encoded protein: MLALRHLFLLLAVAAFAGVVTYGPIEAAEGEKPIKRDYSRVTAPPAPARQSFEEMMGKSEGCLSCHVSTDAPTMHLTPAVQLGCTDCHGGDVSVVGDPQLPHDHPDYVAARDLAHVLPKYPESWHWPSSANPKRSYALLNIESPEFVRFVNPSDYRVAREACGACHMATIEAGERSIMATGAMLWGGASYNNGILPYKNYIIGEAYTREGEPAKLVTPGDPPGELSEAQKKRGALAELYPLPTWHVIPPGDVFRVFERGGRNIASQFPEIGLPNPTGQIQRLEEPGRPDLKQSNRGPATGLRVAIPALNIHKTRLNDPFTWFMGTNDQPGDYRHSGCASCHVVYANDREPRHSLIYAQYGRDGQTITSDPTIASKLESANGHGSLKHPGGDHDDGEAPKKEKGHPLQHVFTRAIPTAQCMNCHMHQPNIFLNSYLGYTMWDYESDAPFMWPAEQKYPTAEEVRAVLDRNPEGAAPKGKWADLDFLRNVYDLNPKLRDTQFADYHGHGWNFRAIFKRDREGNLLDENDNIIDPDDPEKWRREDEGKFVEPGTNPGKAVHLMSIHAEKGMQCADCHYAQDSHGNGLIYGEVADAIEIGCKDCHGTADAYPTLRTSGPAAPPRGNDLTLLRNPDGRRRFEWTETEDGERTLIQRSIVDPALEWEVSLVKNSVDPDTSGFNAKAARAKLMSRLGGETGNFEFGLGIELDDRAHRDPEMACFTCHLSWTTSCGGCHLPIEANWKSKVHRYEGETTRNFATYNPQVARDQMFQLGKHQTTKGNQTAPVRSSSALVLSSTNINRERIYVQQAPISAIGFSSQAFAPHFPHTVRRTETKTCSDCHLSENDDNNAIMAQLLLLGTNYVNFVGLHAWTGNEGGFSAIRVTEWDEPQAVLGSYLHRYAYPDYWRMHVEDNERELRNWNRGITFDGNLSGETKAFEQFVNTHEGTRDRVGCLQLRGEYMFVAEGKGGFRAYDVASIANKGISERIITAPFSALGHDTHVDTQNATCLALATNQPINPLRNTPEMREANQEQPFLPIYNYAAITDAEEGLVLVDVNSLADGEFRNNKLRRAEFTDGTGAWNPEGVLDGARHIHLAGEVAYITTRRGLVVVDLAEPLAPKVTAVLPLNDARASAIQFRYLWVSDAEGVKLFDVTQLRNPVAMPDATVPLDDAQRIYVARTYAYVAAKHEGLAIINVTNPLKPFIYAKETLDGTLNDVEDVIIASTNASLFAYVADGRNGLKVLQLTSPDSQRNFYGFSPAPVPELIAWAKTPTPAIALSKGLDRDRAVDETGGQMAVFGRLGSRPFTRPEMERLFLRRDGVPWKVSDEPDMSAWVPGRGPVRFDLAN
- a CDS encoding metallophosphoesterase, whose amino-acid sequence is MTDIHIGFDREGGDEEANLKRFRQALAHLLHQPELPDMLVLSGDLTDRGDAESFARLVEPLLDLPFPVYPLVGNHDTRETLLETFPNCSSDNGFVHYAIEQAGLRNLCLDTFEPGRHGGAFCEARKNWLSTQLADHSDTPTLIFMHHPPIVSGIDWMDPSPDESWIANFAQAIDGNDQILAIHSGHLHRSLQTSFRGVPLGVTGSIAPAVTLDLRQIDGATPDGRALIADEPPIIAFHRWNGITLVSHQLPVGDWPVLAHYGPELQPQIRGIFSQRE
- a CDS encoding cytochrome c3 family protein yields the protein MAFLIRTIDQTASGREIVRESVVDKDTLSIGRAAENDIHLSDLAVEQHHVTIAAATGEKLDIKAISRLGFEIDGRTEKAASIDPAQGAELALGSSRLAISQNNGQVMLIITKAVSGEDAVDAKRSFALAGTLPGKRAMSWGLAAAILFTFLAVPIASHLTRERITTNDVDRAGQVDFDGSWSTGKLSLAHHSLEDNCEACHVDAFVSVRDEACLTCHEDIGDHAEAPRLANGRAPHEFGEGFQWAVAGMFGKEGPGACTTCHTEHEGPTRMGPASQLLCADCHDTLDTRLTDTTLANASDFGKTHPEFKAAIFTEFRQQEPRRISLGDRPRERNGLKFPHDVHLDPQGGVARMAIRLGRGAGYGSALACKDCHEATSDRVSFEPIDMEANCESCHSLAYDQVGGTFRTLHHGDVDQMLADLRAMDRSPRRPVVTGRSRPERYARGGLYYSNFGPPGRSLVGIDRALAPGGVCGECHLPATSGNRLDVMPVNLPDRYFAHGGFDHHAHRQEECSTCHEAESSKVSSDVLLPDLASCRECHQGETAIEAEVPSSCAMCHSYHRPGTPMPQDHPDNRRSEIANLGPEAR
- a CDS encoding NAD(P)-binding domain-containing protein — encoded protein: MPKVFRVAIIGSGPAGLSAAGRAAALGMNHVLIEKTDHLSDTIYKYQKGKHVMATPSNLVLRSDLDFEAGKRERVLSTWDDQAASQGINVMLNAEVAAIEGETGDFTIKLADGRELTAQAVVLAIGTQGNPNRLRVPGADLPHIQYQLDDPGEYFDEHITVVGSGDAGIENALGLAADEAQRNTVTILNRRADFARAKAANVKQLEEAEQDGRLIVRRETSPSEVKPGELVLETRDGEVAIPCDRIIARTGSQPPRTFVEACGIEFTSGERSAFPKLSPSFETTQSGIHVIGALAGYPLIKHCMNQGYDVIEFLNGNANLKPADEPILAEKFAPLPGNRSVDEWLELFGQNIEIFNDLSPLQLRELMLDSTVHAYTSGELIFARNAPGSSMFAIAQGSVAVEVNPDDPSQTVPISQGSIFGEVGLISGRKRGATIRAAEPIVAIELSRTAALKLLATSPGANRVVNRISIERQLLQMFGSGLTSNDVAELVESAELVEVRAGEAAVTEGADDKDVFIIRSGSMIVEKAIGGKQVFLNYLPAGSYFGEMAVIDGSPRIASVKAAIKSELIRLPGDAFIALIERNPTLRETALAEMANRREINAFVESRKSSFSGAVDLYSETAQFLVDNGIGEATDVLLIDEKLCIGCDNCENACADSHDGLSRLDREAGRSYAHLHVPTSCRHCEHPHCMADCPPNAIKRGPDGEVFIDETCIGCGNCERNCPYGVIRMDAKPPAKPSLLQWLLFGKGPGPGEAPSKWRKAIAENEAVQQPKLAIKCDMCSGIEGGPACVRACPTGAAIRVAPEKFLSVARIEGGE
- a CDS encoding tetratricopeptide repeat protein, which produces MHASENPKTLENGISRPQLGVLFGAVLLLITVVGYKAWDGGSEAKASGQDPAGPINIEQLRATADAAGDNALPWQQLGFAHFQRGEFLEAEAAYERSVALDDDEAVLWSALGEARVMASQREPLPPSALEAFNRAIELDPSDPRARYFLNVQKDLDGDHNSAIAGWLALLAETPQSAPWETDLIRTIEQVGAINGIDVEERIVIAQAVRGSTAVSDTPRGPTQAQIAAAGSIPPSEQRTMAEGMVGRLERRLAKNPSDVQGWIMLIRSRMTLDQPDLANEALQAALATNPASEARIREEAALLGVR